Proteins encoded within one genomic window of Hahella chejuensis KCTC 2396:
- a CDS encoding GGDEF domain-containing protein, which translates to MALISTSLLVVMIVAIMTPIMVEHEFVEHAKVAHYGRFQAAIERYIRENNSWDTEKDALRFAIAEENNRKLHRTPRNSPHMRPQGQADAPYFSGLPPPRRRPGSKASEELPFAFVLTDTQGHILHAGKDYKIGQKLTEEELSGADSLWVKGRLVAYALSSGEPDLSTADLAYLHTLRETLLFSALGAIVFIIPFGIWEGSRLVRTLNHLTSAVNRMAEGEFKQQVPVKSEDEVGALAKAFNLMNTQLHEAYKNLEDSRNKIAKQAEQLKELSIRDELTGLYNRRFFNEEVKVLHANALRYGNGFCLVLGDIDFFKRINDGYSHVVGDEVLKQVAKILMNSIRNSDIVARYGGEEMVLALPNTSPQAAMEMMERIRKTIEQHPWDSIAEGMKVTMSFGICDETNGEHFEHMLAVADELLYKAKNNGRNQVCSLSCSQTH; encoded by the coding sequence TTGGCTCTTATTTCCACCAGTCTGCTAGTCGTAATGATCGTCGCCATCATGACGCCCATCATGGTGGAGCATGAATTCGTCGAGCATGCCAAGGTTGCGCATTATGGGCGCTTTCAAGCCGCCATTGAACGCTATATTCGAGAAAACAACTCCTGGGACACGGAAAAAGACGCGTTGCGTTTCGCCATAGCGGAGGAGAATAACCGCAAGCTACATCGTACGCCTCGCAATTCACCGCACATGAGGCCACAGGGTCAAGCGGACGCGCCCTATTTTTCCGGGCTCCCCCCGCCAAGGCGCCGCCCGGGCTCCAAAGCATCGGAGGAACTGCCCTTCGCGTTCGTGCTGACGGACACCCAGGGCCACATTCTGCACGCAGGCAAGGATTATAAAATTGGTCAGAAGCTCACCGAAGAAGAATTGTCAGGCGCTGACTCGCTCTGGGTGAAAGGCCGTCTGGTGGCCTACGCGCTTTCCAGCGGCGAGCCGGATCTCTCGACAGCGGACCTCGCCTATTTGCACACCCTGAGAGAAACGCTGCTCTTCTCCGCATTGGGAGCGATCGTGTTCATCATTCCGTTTGGGATCTGGGAAGGAAGCCGTCTCGTGCGCACGCTTAACCATCTGACATCCGCGGTGAATCGCATGGCGGAGGGTGAGTTCAAGCAGCAGGTGCCAGTCAAATCCGAAGATGAAGTCGGCGCTCTGGCGAAGGCGTTCAACCTGATGAACACCCAATTGCACGAGGCTTACAAAAACCTGGAGGATTCCCGCAACAAAATCGCCAAGCAGGCGGAGCAGCTCAAAGAACTCAGCATTCGCGACGAACTCACCGGGCTTTATAACCGCCGCTTTTTCAATGAAGAAGTCAAAGTGCTTCACGCCAACGCGCTGCGCTACGGCAACGGTTTCTGTCTGGTGCTGGGAGATATCGATTTCTTCAAGCGCATCAACGATGGTTACTCTCACGTCGTGGGCGATGAAGTGCTGAAACAAGTGGCGAAGATCCTTATGAACAGTATCCGCAACAGCGACATCGTGGCCCGTTACGGCGGCGAGGAAATGGTGCTGGCGCTCCCCAATACCTCTCCCCAGGCCGCCATGGAGATGATGGAGAGAATCCGCAAAACCATTGAACAGCATCCATGGGATAGCATCGCCGAAGGCATGAAAGTCACCATGAGCTTCGGCATTTGTGATGAGACCAACGGCGAACACTTTGAGCACATGCTGGCCGTGGCGGATGAGTTGCTATACAAGGCCAAGAACAATGGGCGTAATCAAGTGTGCAGCCTGAGCTGCTCGCAGACTCACTGA
- a CDS encoding DUF3885 domain-containing protein codes for MTDYLKNAFRGLELSPPLFYKWPTGIRFEIGSPEMGAWINREKRVLNNHYFEKALHRALSICNAAFSATDEVDVVYETLRHRRHKIKIKSHIIRQVSSSGHRNVIFESRKAGSLKGLHWKTAYVTGATSSEINYAAIFLSIVNADFSRRKPSLRGRCYLVNRTRGMVLHLYDDRGLDLIATEKSALREIYTRYNAWILAYDKARIDAMFSDE; via the coding sequence TTGACTGACTATTTAAAGAATGCGTTTCGGGGACTGGAGTTGAGTCCGCCCTTATTCTACAAGTGGCCCACTGGTATCCGGTTCGAAATTGGGTCGCCGGAGATGGGGGCCTGGATAAATAGGGAAAAAAGAGTTCTGAATAACCATTACTTCGAAAAAGCGCTGCATCGCGCGCTCTCGATCTGTAATGCGGCTTTTTCAGCGACAGATGAAGTGGATGTTGTATACGAGACACTTCGACATCGTCGCCACAAAATAAAAATAAAGAGCCATATCATTCGACAGGTGAGCAGCTCTGGGCATAGAAACGTAATATTTGAGTCAAGAAAGGCGGGCAGCCTTAAGGGGCTACATTGGAAAACTGCGTATGTAACCGGAGCGACCTCCAGTGAGATCAATTACGCAGCAATATTTTTATCAATAGTGAATGCCGATTTCTCCCGACGGAAGCCTTCACTTCGTGGCCGATGTTATTTGGTGAACCGCACCAGAGGAATGGTTTTGCACCTGTATGACGACCGCGGCCTGGACTTAATCGCCACTGAAAAAAGCGCGTTGCGGGAAATCTACACTCGCTATAACGCTTGGATTCTGGCTTATGATAAAGCGAGAATCGATGCGATGTTCTCAGACGAGTAA
- a CDS encoding calcineurin-like phosphoesterase C-terminal domain-containing protein — protein sequence MKTITPFIIGVSAAFVGLADAAPAGSADAFSALGGRSELYRGGVEVIPSDNGEVTREFAEGRVFEDRNRNGKLDRGERGLPRVRVSNGYDVALTDHRGYYKLPAKSRGLNEFTLFVTKPAGFELPVNEDNVPQFSYHHIPNGSPELRFGGLPASGPQPKAVNFPMVRGPYKKRFKIAVSGDTQPYSNNEVGYVRDSLAAELAAREDLELVMIEGDIIGDDLGLYPRLKKTLSVAGVPVYLTPGNHDIDNDATSDKHSLDTFKREWGPAYYSFDVGDVHFVVLDNVRYPCTPESDNADGKHGYCDNPSTAPTYNGVIDEAQVEWLTNDIAATEEHKLIVLNMHIPLVSFSDMGSTKHQTDNVAWLYELLKGRPALALAGHTHNLENIVAGEFYQGWDDAVGAGPTPIPHIITGATAGSWWSGDFDEHNAPMSIQRMGAPRGYMLFEFTGSQFTSTFKAAGKGPQEQMSVDFLSPTFLSWYQILKEWALTPEGSRSPTPPLNINDLPDTSILTAADFAGGVSAIINVWNGSKDTRVWTQIDDRPPVEAVRTQSGTGEGKSNSLDPFALKKQMYVYRYAARSESGEARAQGFELFNGARFGAADPQPSGASMWTESSNHIWSLNIPGDLAQGAHLLKIHVRDGYGQVFTSVKAFEVMDERPAPYFRKEVFE from the coding sequence GTGAAAACCATAACCCCATTCATTATAGGCGTGAGCGCGGCGTTCGTCGGGCTGGCTGATGCGGCGCCGGCGGGATCGGCGGACGCTTTCAGCGCGTTGGGCGGACGCTCGGAGCTGTACCGGGGCGGAGTGGAAGTGATTCCTTCCGACAACGGTGAGGTCACACGGGAGTTTGCGGAAGGTCGGGTTTTTGAAGATCGTAACCGTAACGGCAAGCTGGACCGCGGGGAGCGTGGATTGCCGCGCGTGCGGGTGTCCAACGGTTATGATGTGGCGCTGACGGATCATCGCGGTTATTACAAGCTACCCGCAAAGTCCCGAGGGCTGAATGAATTCACCCTGTTCGTCACCAAGCCGGCCGGATTCGAATTGCCGGTCAATGAAGACAACGTCCCGCAGTTTTCCTATCACCATATCCCCAACGGTTCCCCAGAGCTGCGCTTTGGCGGGCTGCCGGCCAGCGGACCGCAGCCGAAGGCGGTGAATTTCCCCATGGTGCGCGGTCCCTATAAGAAACGCTTCAAAATTGCGGTATCCGGCGACACACAACCTTATTCCAACAACGAAGTCGGCTATGTGCGGGATTCTCTGGCCGCCGAACTGGCGGCGAGAGAGGATTTGGAACTGGTGATGATTGAAGGCGACATCATTGGCGATGATCTGGGCTTGTATCCTCGCCTGAAGAAAACCCTGAGCGTCGCGGGCGTCCCTGTTTATCTGACGCCGGGTAATCATGATATCGATAATGACGCCACCAGCGACAAGCACAGTCTGGATACGTTCAAACGCGAGTGGGGGCCTGCCTATTATTCCTTCGACGTCGGCGATGTGCATTTTGTCGTGCTGGATAATGTGCGTTATCCCTGTACGCCTGAGTCGGACAACGCCGACGGCAAGCACGGATACTGCGACAACCCGTCGACCGCTCCCACCTATAATGGCGTTATCGACGAAGCGCAGGTGGAATGGCTGACCAACGACATTGCCGCGACCGAGGAACATAAATTGATTGTGCTTAACATGCACATTCCATTGGTGTCGTTTTCGGATATGGGCTCCACCAAGCATCAGACGGACAATGTCGCCTGGTTGTATGAGCTGCTGAAAGGGCGCCCCGCACTGGCGCTGGCGGGGCATACTCATAACCTGGAAAACATCGTCGCCGGAGAGTTCTATCAGGGCTGGGATGACGCCGTCGGCGCCGGTCCCACGCCGATTCCCCATATTATTACCGGCGCTACGGCGGGCTCTTGGTGGTCTGGCGATTTTGACGAGCACAACGCGCCTATGTCCATTCAACGCATGGGGGCGCCCCGTGGATATATGCTGTTTGAGTTCACAGGCTCACAATTCACCAGCACTTTTAAAGCCGCCGGTAAAGGACCGCAGGAGCAAATGTCCGTGGACTTCCTGTCGCCGACTTTCTTGAGTTGGTATCAGATCCTGAAGGAATGGGCGTTGACCCCTGAGGGCTCCCGTTCGCCGACGCCGCCTTTGAATATTAACGACCTGCCGGACACCAGCATACTGACGGCCGCTGACTTCGCGGGCGGCGTCAGCGCGATCATCAATGTCTGGAACGGCTCCAAGGATACGCGGGTGTGGACGCAGATCGACGATCGCCCTCCGGTGGAAGCCGTGCGCACGCAAAGTGGAACCGGTGAGGGCAAGAGCAACAGTCTTGATCCCTTTGCCCTGAAAAAGCAGATGTATGTGTATCGCTACGCCGCCAGGAGCGAGTCAGGAGAGGCGCGGGCGCAGGGCTTTGAGCTGTTTAATGGCGCCCGTTTCGGCGCCGCCGATCCGCAGCCCTCCGGCGCTTCCATGTGGACGGAATCCTCCAACCATATCTGGTCGCTCAATATTCCAGGGGATTTGGCGCAGGGAGCGCATCTGTTGAAGATCCATGTTCGCGACGGCTACGGTCAGGTTTTCACCAGCGTTAAAGCCTTTGAAGTCATGGACGAGCGGCCAGCGCCCTATTTCCGCAAGGAAGTGTTTGAGTAG
- a CDS encoding DUF2784 domain-containing protein, protein MPTQSELYQLLADAVLVLHVFVATFVIAGLVLILIGNWRHWSWVNGWWFRIAHLAAIAIVVAESWLGIACPLTTLEVWLREQANIGAYSGGFIEYWFQRLLFYDAPSWAFTLAYSLFGLAVVASWVYFPPGRKAHSPQSRHY, encoded by the coding sequence ATGCCTACTCAATCAGAGCTTTATCAATTACTCGCCGACGCAGTGCTGGTGCTGCATGTGTTTGTGGCTACCTTTGTTATCGCAGGTCTGGTTCTGATTCTTATCGGCAATTGGCGACACTGGAGTTGGGTAAACGGCTGGTGGTTCCGAATCGCTCATCTGGCGGCGATTGCAATCGTTGTGGCGGAATCCTGGCTAGGTATCGCCTGCCCGCTCACCACCCTGGAAGTATGGTTGCGGGAGCAAGCCAATATCGGCGCATACAGCGGCGGTTTTATAGAGTACTGGTTTCAACGCCTGCTCTTCTATGACGCCCCGTCCTGGGCCTTCACCCTGGCTTACTCCCTGTTCGGCTTGGCGGTGGTGGCCTCCTGGGTATATTTTCCTCCTGGAAGGAAAGCCCATTCGCCACAGAGCCGTCACTATTAA
- a CDS encoding MerR family DNA-binding transcriptional regulator, which yields MPDRKNMDIGEVVKLSGLPASTLRFYEEKQLIQPIGRHGLRRVYDAGDLR from the coding sequence ATGCCGGACAGAAAAAACATGGATATCGGCGAGGTCGTCAAGCTATCTGGACTGCCCGCTTCCACCTTGCGTTTTTACGAGGAGAAGCAGCTTATCCAGCCCATAGGCAGACATGGCCTGCGCAGGGTTTACGACGCAGGTGACTTGCGTTGA
- the tmpT gene encoding thiopurine S-methyltransferase has protein sequence MDANFWHERWAENSIAFHQCEANPLLVAHFNRLDLAKGSRVFVPLCGKTLDISWLLSQGHRVVGCELSEMAIEQFFKELGVTPAISEIVAGKRYSAENLDIIVGDFFDLTVETLGHVDATYDRAALVALPKPMRDSYAKHLMALTNNAPQLMLCYQYDQTQMEGPPFSISAEEVQHHYADSYALTALATVGVEGGLRELNEVSETVWLLESR, from the coding sequence ATGGATGCAAATTTCTGGCATGAGAGATGGGCGGAAAACAGTATCGCCTTTCATCAATGCGAAGCCAATCCACTGTTGGTGGCTCATTTTAACAGGCTGGATCTGGCCAAGGGCAGTCGTGTGTTTGTGCCTTTGTGCGGTAAAACCTTGGACATCTCCTGGTTACTCTCGCAAGGTCATCGCGTGGTTGGCTGTGAGCTAAGTGAAATGGCCATTGAGCAGTTTTTCAAGGAACTGGGCGTGACGCCTGCAATATCAGAAATCGTCGCGGGCAAACGCTACAGCGCAGAGAACCTGGATATTATCGTTGGTGACTTCTTCGATCTAACCGTTGAAACACTAGGGCATGTCGACGCCACCTACGATCGCGCCGCTCTGGTGGCGCTACCGAAACCCATGCGGGACAGCTACGCCAAACACCTTATGGCGCTCACCAATAACGCCCCCCAACTCATGCTCTGCTATCAGTACGATCAAACCCAAATGGAAGGCCCTCCATTTTCGATAAGCGCCGAAGAAGTTCAACATCACTACGCCGACAGCTATGCGTTAACAGCACTTGCAACGGTTGGAGTTGAAGGCGGCTTGAGAGAGTTGAATGAAGTGTCGGAGACGGTTTGGTTGTTGGAGAGCAGGTGA
- a CDS encoding helix-turn-helix domain-containing protein, translated as MMNSEISGARLKAGLSQRDFAKALQISVRTLQEWEQNRRSPSGSAKALVKIAIKHPEIIRESFEAQNASQKRATQVLDKMKDYLLSGDEISFSDLVLDWYREGLECDVVPKPVETDKLSLAIKASILERLVEVLNAPPHNSSQKIPSWCKEIGAVESIVKLQSDRLLEDEQFCPPFEKRNLLVAKNFMFFI; from the coding sequence ATGATGAATAGTGAAATTAGCGGAGCGAGGCTAAAAGCCGGTCTATCTCAAAGAGACTTTGCTAAGGCGTTGCAAATTTCTGTTAGGACATTGCAGGAGTGGGAGCAAAATCGGAGGTCGCCTTCCGGCTCTGCCAAAGCTTTAGTCAAAATCGCTATTAAACATCCAGAAATTATTCGAGAAAGCTTCGAAGCTCAGAATGCATCCCAAAAAAGAGCCACTCAAGTGCTTGATAAGATGAAGGATTATCTACTGTCAGGTGATGAAATTTCTTTCTCTGATTTAGTTCTCGACTGGTATAGGGAAGGACTGGAATGTGATGTCGTCCCAAAACCGGTAGAGACGGATAAATTAAGCCTAGCTATCAAAGCAAGTATATTGGAACGGCTTGTAGAGGTGCTAAACGCTCCACCTCACAACAGCTCTCAAAAAATACCTTCATGGTGTAAAGAAATTGGTGCAGTAGAAAGTATTGTGAAGCTTCAAAGCGATAGGCTTTTAGAGGATGAGCAATTTTGTCCGCCATTCGAAAAAAGAAATTTATTGGTAGCGAAGAATTTCATGTTTTTTATTTAA
- a CDS encoding DUF6036 family nucleotidyltransferase yields the protein MKKYYDPGNGTLSKEVIEKALSRLAQLLKERNRRVELVAAGGVISVLMFGSRRMTRDIDVIIPPKDKELISELVDQVAEEQKLPKGQHAWLNDGVSFFGLQTKSNKQIFMHPNLVVYTASWYELLGMKLSGAWRRDADYHDAVHILRQIGNNNKSQTLVMSMKYRNFSPYVDDETFTKRFNRTWTDAFDDFD from the coding sequence TTGAAAAAATATTACGACCCAGGTAACGGCACTCTTTCTAAAGAAGTCATTGAGAAAGCACTATCACGACTCGCCCAACTATTAAAAGAACGAAATCGCCGAGTAGAGCTAGTAGCTGCTGGTGGAGTGATTAGTGTTCTGATGTTTGGAAGCAGACGTATGACACGAGATATCGATGTCATCATTCCCCCTAAAGATAAAGAACTAATTAGTGAGTTAGTGGACCAAGTCGCGGAAGAGCAAAAGTTACCAAAGGGGCAGCACGCTTGGCTTAATGACGGCGTTTCCTTTTTTGGATTACAAACCAAGAGCAATAAGCAAATTTTCATGCACCCAAATTTAGTTGTATATACTGCGAGTTGGTATGAACTATTGGGAATGAAGCTTAGTGGAGCGTGGCGTCGGGACGCGGATTATCATGATGCTGTCCATATATTACGCCAAATTGGGAACAACAATAAAAGTCAGACTCTTGTCATGTCCATGAAATATAGAAATTTTTCCCCATATGTTGATGACGAGACATTCACTAAGCGGTTCAACCGCACTTGGACAGATGCATTTGACGATTTTGATTAA
- a CDS encoding helix-turn-helix domain-containing protein — MKYVNHLKPAEIKTLTDGFRYSPSSRFRIRCHAILLSNKGYKIDKIADIIDFHRNTISIWIEQWESMGICGLISDASPGRPPIYTEQEQEKVCKWIDEQPQQLRDVQVRLEKETGKSASLETVKRNLKKIKV, encoded by the coding sequence GTGAAGTACGTCAATCATCTTAAGCCCGCTGAAATAAAGACTCTTACCGATGGATTTCGCTACAGCCCGAGCTCCCGCTTCCGTATTCGCTGTCACGCCATATTGCTCAGCAATAAAGGGTATAAAATCGATAAAATTGCCGACATTATCGACTTCCACCGCAACACCATTTCGATCTGGATTGAGCAGTGGGAAAGCATGGGAATATGCGGCCTCATTAGCGACGCCTCCCCGGGAAGACCGCCCATTTACACGGAGCAGGAACAAGAAAAGGTTTGTAAGTGGATTGACGAGCAGCCCCAACAACTACGAGACGTCCAGGTACGTCTGGAAAAAGAAACTGGAAAAAGCGCCAGTCTGGAGACCGTTAAACGGAACTTAAAAAAAATCAAAGTATAG
- a CDS encoding IS630 family transposase — MRALRDEDAFRQFQGFVKDLQSWEDAGEIELYYFDESGFSQRSNLPYGWSPVGKPTQMKSYPHNKRLNVLGFMSRRQKLIFHATEERVDSAKVVALFNKLAESKDPLKPAVVLLDNASMHRSAEFRRHRLDWMDKGIWPIYLPKYSPELNLIEILWRKVKYSWLPLDSYETFDRLKESVNDILSKFGQEYKINFV; from the coding sequence CTGCGCGCGCTTCGGGATGAAGACGCCTTCCGCCAGTTTCAGGGCTTTGTGAAAGATCTTCAATCCTGGGAGGATGCGGGCGAAATCGAGCTTTACTACTTTGATGAATCAGGCTTTAGTCAACGTTCTAACTTACCTTATGGCTGGAGCCCTGTGGGGAAGCCGACGCAAATGAAATCCTATCCACACAATAAGAGACTGAACGTTCTGGGGTTTATGAGTCGCCGCCAGAAGCTGATATTCCATGCCACAGAGGAGCGGGTGGATTCCGCCAAAGTCGTAGCGCTTTTTAATAAGCTGGCGGAGAGTAAAGATCCGCTTAAGCCTGCTGTGGTGCTTCTGGACAACGCCTCCATGCATCGCTCTGCGGAGTTTCGCCGACATAGGTTGGATTGGATGGATAAAGGCATCTGGCCGATCTATTTGCCGAAATATTCACCGGAGCTAAACCTGATAGAGATCTTGTGGCGAAAGGTGAAGTACAGCTGGCTGCCTTTGGATTCGTATGAGACTTTCGACAGGCTGAAAGAGTCAGTGAACGACATCCTGTCAAAGTTTGGACAGGAATATAAGATTAATTTCGTTTAG
- a CDS encoding DUF6615 family protein, translating into MNGNKLLCDISRSAFEEINKLLSLDQELAQDLRASATTSRQFIREECITALMAARLVRDYKAQVKIVLFTGNEEKKCGADWYWRFERENGAIHACVQAKRVGRNYFDQPDSKGSVIFTNEQLEKLNTNLDKYQAKIKQLDAWVATFARANLSPPCGYEELNLCPLHMHCGECNDIGYEGDNRFSSLWIAKAEKILKRINGKSITMRINNIVEQSIRLDCLLPCIGDESSEHGPASKGFVLSKLSQTFDDCVEVIQKDKKLSDSFEGAMLIKI; encoded by the coding sequence ATGAACGGTAATAAATTACTCTGTGATATTTCTCGCAGCGCATTCGAAGAAATAAATAAACTTCTTTCTCTAGATCAAGAACTTGCTCAAGACTTACGAGCTAGTGCTACCACGTCACGACAATTTATTCGCGAAGAGTGTATCACCGCCTTGATGGCGGCTAGATTAGTAAGAGATTATAAAGCTCAAGTCAAAATTGTCTTATTCACAGGTAATGAAGAAAAGAAATGTGGTGCTGACTGGTATTGGCGATTCGAACGTGAGAATGGAGCCATACATGCATGCGTACAAGCCAAGCGAGTTGGGCGAAACTATTTCGATCAACCAGACTCAAAAGGGAGCGTAATTTTTACTAATGAGCAGCTAGAAAAGCTCAATACTAACCTTGATAAATATCAGGCTAAAATAAAGCAATTAGATGCATGGGTTGCTACATTTGCCAGGGCTAATTTATCACCTCCTTGTGGATATGAAGAATTGAACTTATGCCCACTTCATATGCATTGTGGCGAATGTAACGATATCGGTTATGAAGGTGATAATCGCTTCTCATCTCTATGGATAGCTAAAGCTGAGAAGATTCTTAAACGTATTAACGGTAAATCTATTACGATGAGAATTAACAATATAGTTGAACAGTCTATACGCCTAGACTGTCTGCTTCCGTGTATTGGGGATGAAAGCTCAGAACATGGGCCTGCAAGTAAGGGTTTTGTTCTGAGTAAGCTAAGCCAAACTTTTGATGACTGTGTAGAAGTCATCCAAAAAGATAAGAAGCTAAGTGATAGCTTTGAGGGCGCTATGCTTATCAAAATTTGA